The DNA region CCCAGCAACACAACGAGTGTCCATCATAGCCGCCGCCAGCATCGCTGATGGGAACGTCTTGCCAACCCACGGGGTTCACCAGAGGCATCTCGGCAAACTGAATCAGATCATGAGGGCTTGTCCCGGCATAGAAGACAATATTGGTAGGCGTATAAGACTCGTCTTGGCTATAATCCACGTAGAACCGGATGGCACGGATCTCAACACGGCGCACAAAATGCATCGTGAGAAGGTGAGGCTGTTGGCCGTCCGATCTACAAGACCAGTCAGCAACCGCCGGCGACACAGAGTCTTCGATGAAGGGCGTTTCACTTACTGCCAGTACTTGTCTGTATCGTCGCTCAAGAGCTCGGTAACTCCATTTCCGGGCTTGTGGCTGCTGACTCCAAAATGCGCAAGGTTGTTGATCTCCTTCAATCCGAGAGCAGTGGGGTCAAATGGGGGTTCCTGAGGCTGGTCGGAACCGTCCTGCTCCTGCCCGTCGTCAAAGTCGTCTTCATCCATGTATTCCTCGCTGTAGTAGGTGTCGTCATCGCGAGGCTCTCTATAGCCATAGGCGTCAGGGTCGTCGTCCTCCGGCGCCGGCTCATCTTGGTCCAAATCTCCCTCTGGCCCATCCTCTAGCTCCTCTTCAAACTGGCCCCGAGCCTCTTGAACTGCCACCTCGTGGTCTTGAGTTCGGTAGTGCTCCATACCGACTTCCTCAGCTTCCGCAAGTGGCTCCTGGCGAGACGGGGTGACAGGAGACAGAAACTGGGGCTGTTGGTGAGTGTAACCTGGGGCCTGGGTAACTTCGGCCGAGGCTGCGGGTAAGCTGCCCTGATAGTTAGTCaataccaccacctcatTCATGCCGTGAATTCCACGTTGCACTCCGGTCAAAACAGCAAGCTTGTTCTCTTGCTCTAGGACGATGGGGCGGCGCTTCATGGGACCGTGACGAGAGAGACAGAGGTCATGGTTTGAGTCAGCTCTCCCAGCACACGTCGCTTCTGCTGAACTACAACCCGACGAGGTCGATTTTGAATCATGGCGACGGCCTGATGGGGGTTGTATTACTCTCGTCGCCAGGAAGCTGGAGGGAAAGgaggtttgaggaggcgtGGATTGGATGAAAGGCGGTGGATGATGAACGAGAGAAATAAAAAGATggcagaagagaagaggcCCTTCGCTGCGGATTAGGGCACCAAGAAAAAACagcggtggaggatgaaaagaagaaaagaagggaaggaggggcaagAAGTGAGGGGCGGGGGGCGAGGGGACGCAGTGAGCAAAAGATCCAGGAAAGGAAGTGGGAAGGTGATGGCGAGGGGCAtgttggaggagagcagTGGATGAAAGCTGCGAGCGCCGAGACGGGGCCAAATTCTGAGTATAAAAAATGAGGGTAATCGTTGGGAAAGTCGGCGGTTGTGGTGCTTTTTCATAGGATGAGTTTACTTACACTGGGAAATAGGGGGGGCCCTTTGATGTTATTCCGATGCGAAGACAGTTCTCGCGGCTCTACCAACGATGGGAACAGCTGTCAGAGAAGGTTGTTCGACCACGCGCTGGAATAGACGGGTATGACGGGTGCTAGAGTTCTGAGTTGGCGCATCTGCCATCATCCCTTTGAGAAACTCGGCTTCAACCAAGAGCATACTATCATGACTTGGAGAGAGTTGGTCTGCATCCCTGTCGACAATACAAACACACAGTTTGGAAAGATGGAGAGGTGCATTGTACCTTTCAAGCCCCACCTCATCAATAGTGGGGCAGCAGAGCTCGTGACTGCGCGTGCGGTGGTCGTGTTTCCCGCTTTCCTTTGCGCGACTCTAACCTCAAGCTCCATTGGACTTTGACACTGAACCCCAAAATCTTTATCGCGTCGACAACGGCAGCAACGATAATAACAGGACCGCACTACTTTTCCAGTATCCTCTCCAAATCTCCCCGGTGTTTTCTATCCTGCAATCTCTAAAGCCCCCTTGTCTGGCTGGCAGTACCTGTTTCTCGAAATGCCACAAGCTCCAGGTGGGTCGCCATGGTCTCTTTCTGCTCCTGTCCCAAGGCCCAGTCGGTGCTAATAGTAGTCCACCGCACCTCCAACAGAAGAGGACATTATCCGCATACTGGTGTCGACCGACAATCATGTGGGCTATGCAGAGCGGGATCCAATCCGGAAAGATGATAGCTGGCGGACCTTCGATGAGATCATGCAGATAGCGAAAGCCCAGGACGTTGACATGGTTCTTCTTGGCGGCGACCTCTTCCATGACAACAAGCCATCTCGAAAATCCATGTATCAAGTCATACAATCTCTGCGGAGAAACTGTCTGGGCATGAAGCCCTGTGAGCTGGAGTTTCTGAGTGATCCGCAAGAGGTTTTCGGTGCATCAACCGACTGCGTCAACTACCAGGACCCCGACATCAACATCTCCATTCCAGTCTTCTCTATCCATGGAAACCATGACGACCCCAGTGGCGATGGTCACTACTGTTCGCTCGATCTTCTACAGGCTGCCGGGCTCGTCAACTACTTTGGCCGTGTGCCTGAGGCGGACAACATCCACGTCAAGCCGGTTCTCCTGCGAAAGGGAGAGACTAAACTGGCCCTCTATGGGCTAAGCAATGTTCGTGATGAGCGGATGCACAGGACATTCCGAGACAACAAGGTTCACTTTTATCGGCCAGGCCAGCAGAGGAACGACTTCTTCAACCTACTGACCCTTCATCAAAATCACTACGCCCACACACCAACCAGCTACGTATCAGAGAACATGCTGCCCGAGTTTCTGGACCTTGTCATCTGGGGCCACGAACACGAATGCTTGGTGGATCCCATAAAGAACGATATCACCAATTTCCATGTCATCCAACCCGGTTCCTCCATAGCCACCTCTCTTGTGGAGGGCGAGGCGGTAACAAAGCAGGTTGCAATTCTCAACATAACCGACAGGCGTTTCACGGTAGACAAAATTCCCCTGAAAACGGTCCGGCCATTCGTCACCAGGGAGGTTGTGCTGGCGGAAGACAAACGATTCAAGGGACTCGAGAAGAAACAGGACAACCGCCAAGAAGTCACCAAACGCCTGATGACAATTGTTGAAGAGATGATTGAGCAAGCTAATGCCCTGTGGGAGTCCACCCACGGCGGTGATgctgccgaggatgaggagacgCCTCTTCCCCTGATACGACTCAAAGTGGAATATACCGCTCCGGAAGGCTCCAAGTTTGACGTGGAAAACCCCCAGCGCTTCTCCAACAGGTTTGCCAGCAGGGTGGCCAATCAGAACGACGTCGTGTATTTTTACCGAAAAAAGACAGCAGTCACAAGTGAGTGGAGGATACAAGAAGAGCGGCCGTGCAAGAAGCTAACCAAGCGCAGGGAAAATTCCCAACGACTCAAAGGAGCTGCGAGAAGGCGTTGCAGAAGCCCTGGAATCGGTCGATACCATCAAGGTCGACACTCTTGTGCAGGAATACTTTGCCCAGCAGTCTTTGAAGATTCTGCCACAGGCTCCTTTTGGAGATGCTGTCAACCAGTTCGTCAACAAAGATGACAAGCATGCTGTGGAGATGTTTCTGCTCGAGTCACTCTCCACGCAGGTCAAGGGGCTGCTGCAGCTCGATGACGAAAAGGTGACGGACGACTTGGAGGCACAAATCGAGGAATACAGGAAAGTCATGGAGAAAAATTTTGTCATCGGCCAGCACAAGCAAGCACAACGCAAGAGGAGGTtcaagcccaagcccaatGGCTGGGATTCCGATGTGGATGGCCACTGGCATGCCCAGCCGGAAGCGCTTGAAGAGTTGGTGGCATCTCCACCACAGGCAACTTCCAAGAGCCGAGGCGGTGCTCGCCCAACCTCTGGCGTTGTCTTCAGTGATGAGAACGAGGAcatgttggaggaggaaccGGTCGCGGCGGAGCCAAAGCGAGCAGCGAGAGGAGCCCGAAAGACTGCTGCCACACCAGCCAAGAAAGCAGCagtggccaagaaggcggcaGCGCCTGCGAAGAAAGCCACGACGAGGACTGCCAAAGCAACTGCACGAGGTCGAAAAAGGGGCAACCCCTTCGAGGACagcgacgaagaagaagaagacgtgATCATGGAGGACGATGATTTTgagccacctccaccctcgacACGTGCTATACGGGGTGCTACCAAAAGCACTCGGCAAACCACACTCAACTTTGCCTCGCAGTCCCAAAACCCGGCCAGGGCGACGCAAAAGGCGATCGAGATCAGTGACGATGAGATTtcagaggatgatgatgccttTGAGACCATGCCCGCCACGAGCAAGAGGGGCAAGCGTCGCTGATGGCTGGTGCAATTAGGGCAGGATATGCCATTTTGTATGAATAAATGACCAAGTGTAAagaaaagacagaaaaagGGCAAATGCATTCAATAGTCTGGGCAGCTATCTGAGTAGCCAACATATCCATATCATCTCTCCTGTCTCCTAGCGGGTGTAGTGTGCTGCTGGAGGGGAGCAAAGAGGCTGGCACGGTGCGGGTGCACTGTGAGAGGTTGCCGCTGAACACTGTACTTTGCAACCATGCACCTTCTCAAGTCCCAagctctttctctctctctcccatccCAACGACGATCGGGCTGTCCAgcattttctttcttcccaTACGTAACGTACGGTACAACCGACATACACGGTACCCAAATCACTCCATCGCGCCTTTGCCCGGCGCACGCGCTTTCACTGCGGGCTTCGAATCGGGAGATCCATTTAGACTTTCGACAATTCATTGCTGTCGCGGCGTCTGAACAACCCGCAATCATAACCTAGAGCAATTGAAGATGGCGACCGGCACTCAACCAACCGAGAATCCCGACCAGAGTGCGTCCGCATCCACACAGCCCAACGGCAcgcaaccaccacctacGAATGCGACAGCGACTGGCGAGGCTGCCGTGGGAGCCGTGGAGGGAGGGCCCGTCGTCCCGCCCCTCCTCGAGGCGAAGACTCCATTGAGGAAAGATGCTTCGCTCAAGGAATTCTTGAACAAAATGGAAGACTACGCTCCCATTGTACGTATACCACTCCCTTCGGAGTCCAATTCATTCCCTGTTTCTGACCTTGCTTCACCACAGATTCCCGATGCAGTGACCAACTACTACATGACCCGAGCCGGcctcccgcctccaccgcagACCGACCAAAGGCTCGCCCGCCTCTTAGCGCTTGCCACGCAGAAATTCATCGCCGACATTGCTGCCGATGCTTATCAATACAGCCGCATTCGCGCAAGCAACACCAgtgccaacaaccccatgGGCAACCTGGGCGCCGCAGCTGGTTTCCCCATCCCAGGACAGCCGGCAAATCAGCCTGGGGCCAAGGATCAGGGTAGGGGCGGGCCTTTGGGCATCCAGAGGCCAGGctacggtggtggtggacaggGTAGTCAGCAGAACAGGACGGTGCTCACCATGGAGGACTTGGGCATGGCCGTTGGCGAGTTCGGGGTGAATGTCAAGAGAAGTGAGTTTTACCGCTAGACTCTGGGGTGTGTAGTCATGAAATGGGCAAGCGACACATCGGTTGGCATGGGCACACGGAGTAATTTTTACCGAGTCAATAAGCGGGTCACACAACACAGGCGTTTGGGAACAAGAATGGAGGGCcaggcgtttttttttttttcggtaGGGAGTCCTGTATCTACCATGGGAAAGGACCACGGGATCGGCCATCTTATTTCTTGGTAGTTGATTGCTTACAAGCGAAAGGTTTATTATTTGGTTCTGCGGTTCTCTTgacccttcttcttcctcataTACTTGGCCAGGCCGAAGTTAATCCTTGGCGATGATGCCAGCAGGATGTTGGCTCGCCAGTTCTTCTGCTTGGCCTGCGACATAAACGGTGCCGCTCCGTGCTATTGATACAGCAGTTGTACAGGGTATCATCACGTCCCAAACGGGAGCGCAATCTTCTATTTCTTCTTGCCCCAGATGAATGGTTTTCGGGTCCTATGGCCCAATACATAGTCAGCTCCCACATTCCCGTGCCCATGCTTTCTTGACGGAATGTTGTGTACGTTGAAAACTCGCCGAGCTTATgtcccaccatctcctcggTAATGGTCACGTCATGGTAGACCTTGCCGTTGTGCACCTGGAACTTGAGCCCCACGAAGTTGGGGAGAATGGTGGCCGACCGGGCCTGGGTCCGGATCGGGGCAATCTTTTGTCCTGGCTCGGGCCGTACAATAGGGAGTCTTGAGCTTGTCAGTTGTCGGTCGGGAGAAGCAGCCCTCTCGTGAGCGACTAGGCCGGGGGAGGACGGCCGCGGGAGGACGGGGACTTGATGGCCTTACGGGACAATGTGCGGGCCTAGACCAGTCAGTAAGCCAAGTCAGTCCATCGTCAAGAACAAGTGCTGCAACTGACCT from Podospora pseudopauciseta strain CBS 411.78 chromosome 6, whole genome shotgun sequence includes:
- a CDS encoding hypothetical protein (COG:K; EggNog:ENOG503P5W3) translates to MATGTQPTENPDQSASASTQPNGTQPPPTNATATGEAAVGAVEGGPVVPPLLEAKTPLRKDASLKEFLNKMEDYAPIIPDAVTNYYMTRAGLPPPPQTDQRLARLLALATQKFIADIAADAYQYSRIRASNTSANNPMGNLGAAAGFPIPGQPANQPGAKDQGRGGPLGIQRPGYGGGGQGSQQNRTVLTMEDLGMAVGEFGVNVKRSEFYR
- a CDS encoding hypothetical protein (COG:D; COG:O; EggNog:ENOG503P3UE; BUSCO:EOG09265DVA), translating into MKRRPIVLEQENKLAVLTGVQRGIHGMNEVVVLTNYQGSLPAASAEVTQAPGYTHQQPQFLSPVTPSRQEPLAEAEEVGMEHYRTQDHEVAVQEARGQFEEELEDGPEGDLDQDEPAPEDDDPDAYGYREPRDDDTYYSEEYMDEDDFDDGQEQDGSDQPQEPPFDPTALGLKEINNLAHFGVSSHKPGNGVTELLSDDTDKYWQSDGQQPHLLTMHFVRRVEIRAIRFYVDYSQDESYTPTNIVFYAGTSPHDLIQFAEMPLVNPVGWQDVPISDAGGGYDGHSLCCWVVQMHVKENHQNGKDTHIRGIKIYGLDENLVGGAALEDLPREPTINLASRPSNRATLQSLTVDEEKTLQELLDSFDQNPPSGDGSFSNFPDFMREPEIR
- the MRE11 gene encoding meiotic recombination (EggNog:ENOG503NUJ4; COG:L; BUSCO:EOG09262GVX); protein product: MPQAPEEDIIRILVSTDNHVGYAERDPIRKDDSWRTFDEIMQIAKAQDVDMVLLGGDLFHDNKPSRKSMYQVIQSLRRNCLGMKPCELEFLSDPQEVFGASTDCVNYQDPDINISIPVFSIHGNHDDPSGDGHYCSLDLLQAAGLVNYFGRVPEADNIHVKPVLLRKGETKLALYGLSNVRDERMHRTFRDNKVHFYRPGQQRNDFFNLLTLHQNHYAHTPTSYVSENMLPEFLDLVIWGHEHECLVDPIKNDITNFHVIQPGSSIATSLVEGEAVTKQVAILNITDRRFTVDKIPLKTVRPFVTREVVLAEDKRFKGLEKKQDNRQEVTKRLMTIVEEMIEQANALWESTHGGDAAEDEETPLPLIRLKVEYTAPEGSKFDVENPQRFSNRFASRVANQNDVVYFYRKKTAVTRKIPNDSKELREGVAEALESVDTIKVDTLVQEYFAQQSLKILPQAPFGDAVNQFVNKDDKHAVEMFLLESLSTQVKGLLQLDDEKVTDDLEAQIEEYRKVMEKNFVIGQHKQAQRKRRFKPKPNGWDSDVDGHWHAQPEALEELVASPPQATSKSRGGARPTSGVVFSDENEDMLEEEPVAAEPKRAARGARKTAATPAKKAAVAKKAAAPAKKATTRTAKATARGRKRGNPFEDSDEEEEDVIMEDDDFEPPPPSTRAIRGATKSTRQTTLNFASQSQNPARATQKAIEISDDEISEDDDAFETMPATSKRGKRR
- the RSM19 gene encoding mitochondrial ribosomal small subunit component (COG:J; EggNog:ENOG503P54F), with product MQPTRCLLKRSVWKGPHIVPLPIVRPEPGQKIAPIRTQARSATILPNFVGLKFQVHNGKVYHDVTITEEMVGHKLGEFSTTRKPFIWGKKK